A genomic segment from Actinoplanes sichuanensis encodes:
- a CDS encoding CBS domain-containing protein — MRVRDIMTSSVYVVRHDAPVEDAAELMTTYAVTALPVVDGDERLVGMVSDSDLLWHRVPAELATDPRHHPDAGVGAERRPGLVVEAMSERPVTITPDADVADAAQLMLDNDVRSLPVLQDHRVVGILSRRDILKAMVRGDSVLAADVQHRLDDYAGSHGRWTVTVEAGVATVDGGFPNEQQRTVVTVLTRTVPGVAAVRFTGDHGDDSLRGTATKTG; from the coding sequence ATGCGAGTCCGCGACATCATGACCAGCTCGGTGTACGTCGTCCGGCACGATGCGCCGGTGGAGGACGCCGCCGAGCTGATGACCACGTACGCCGTCACCGCGTTGCCGGTAGTGGACGGCGACGAACGGCTTGTCGGCATGGTCAGCGACAGCGATCTGCTATGGCATCGGGTGCCGGCCGAGCTCGCCACCGATCCGAGACATCATCCGGACGCGGGCGTCGGTGCGGAGCGCCGCCCCGGCCTCGTGGTGGAGGCGATGTCCGAGCGCCCGGTCACCATCACTCCCGACGCTGATGTGGCCGACGCGGCGCAACTGATGCTCGACAACGACGTGCGTAGCCTGCCGGTGCTGCAGGACCACCGGGTCGTCGGTATTCTCAGCCGCCGCGACATTCTGAAAGCGATGGTCCGCGGCGACAGTGTGCTTGCCGCAGACGTGCAACACCGTCTCGACGACTACGCCGGCAGCCACGGCCGGTGGACCGTCACCGTCGAGGCCGGCGTCGCGACGGTCGACGGCGGGTTCCCGAACGAGCAGCAGCGGACGGTAGTCACCGTACTGACGCGTACGGTGCCGGGGGTGGCCGCCGTGCGATTTACCGGCGACCACGGCGACGACAGTCTCCGTGGCACCGCTACCAAAACCGGGTGA
- a CDS encoding universal stress protein, translating into MAVQLAARAFGSVVVTRAWPAPEGPVLVGVDGSAAAEPVLDFAFDAAAQRRHWLLVVHVLESGNRADALERMVASRALASGIDARLRVLDGDPTAVMARESQEASLIVVGARGRAPFHGLLGSVAQTLLHHGRASVAVVRGTVPESCRPVHSDASTSHHAIVCARVAEPPAARHAPRATSR; encoded by the coding sequence ATGGCCGTGCAACTCGCCGCGCGCGCCTTCGGCAGTGTCGTGGTCACCAGGGCGTGGCCTGCCCCGGAAGGTCCGGTCCTGGTCGGGGTGGACGGCTCTGCTGCGGCGGAGCCGGTTCTCGACTTCGCGTTCGACGCGGCCGCACAGCGGCGGCACTGGCTGCTTGTCGTGCATGTCCTCGAATCCGGGAACCGCGCGGACGCGCTTGAGAGGATGGTCGCCTCTCGTGCGCTTGCGTCCGGCATCGACGCGCGACTGCGCGTCCTGGATGGTGACCCGACTGCGGTAATGGCCCGGGAATCGCAGGAGGCGTCCCTGATCGTCGTGGGTGCACGTGGCCGAGCGCCCTTCCACGGGCTGCTGGGGTCGGTAGCCCAGACGTTGCTGCACCACGGCCGCGCATCGGTTGCCGTCGTCCGCGGTACCGTGCCCGAGTCCTGTCGGCCCGTGCATAGCGATGCGTCCACCAGCCACCACGCCATCGTATGTGCCCGAGTGGCCGAACCTCCGGCTGCCCGGCATGCACCACGGGCCACGTCCCGGTGA
- a CDS encoding slipin family protein, with protein MNTLSTVTIIIAAVLLLVLALSVRIVKQYERGVLFRLGRVIGVREPGLRLIIPFVDIMRRVSMRVVTMPIQSQGIITRDNVSVDVSAVAYFRIVDAVKAVVAIENVKAAINQIAQTTLRKVVGRHTLDETLSETDKINVDIRTILDVTTVDWGVEVTLVELKDIQLPETMKRAMAKQAEAEREKRAKIINAEGESLAAAALGDASDTMMAHPLALQLRNLQSLVEIGVDKNTTVVFPAPLMSTIGELGTFLAREAAAATPATPARPLPPNGNTLPGLVPPITPTP; from the coding sequence ATGAATACCCTGAGCACCGTAACGATCATCATCGCGGCGGTACTACTGCTAGTACTCGCTCTATCGGTACGCATCGTGAAGCAGTACGAGCGTGGGGTGCTGTTCCGTCTCGGCCGCGTCATCGGCGTTCGCGAGCCCGGGCTGCGACTGATCATTCCCTTTGTCGACATCATGCGCCGGGTGTCGATGCGCGTCGTCACCATGCCGATTCAGTCGCAGGGCATCATCACCCGCGACAATGTCAGCGTCGACGTCTCCGCGGTCGCCTACTTCCGGATCGTGGACGCGGTCAAGGCCGTCGTGGCGATCGAGAACGTCAAGGCCGCCATCAATCAGATCGCTCAAACCACCTTGCGCAAGGTGGTCGGCCGGCACACCCTCGATGAGACCCTCTCCGAAACCGACAAGATCAACGTAGACATCCGCACCATCCTCGACGTCACCACCGTCGACTGGGGCGTCGAGGTCACCCTCGTCGAACTCAAAGACATCCAGCTCCCCGAAACGATGAAACGTGCCATGGCCAAACAGGCGGAGGCCGAACGGGAAAAGCGCGCAAAGATCATCAATGCCGAAGGCGAATCACTCGCCGCCGCGGCACTCGGCGACGCCTCCGACACCATGATGGCCCACCCGCTCGCCCTGCAACTGCGTAACCTGCAGTCCCTGGTCGAGATCGGCGTCGACAAGAACACCACCGTCGTGTTCCCGGCGCCCTTGATGAGCACGATCGGCGAACTCGGCACCTTCCTGGCGCGCGAAGCCGCCGCCGCCACACCCGCCACTCCGGCACGCCCGCTGCCGCCCAACGGCAACACCCTGCCCGGCCTCGTGCCTCCGATCACCCCGACTCCATAG